Proteins encoded within one genomic window of Tigriopus californicus strain San Diego chromosome 12, Tcal_SD_v2.1, whole genome shotgun sequence:
- the LOC131891670 gene encoding uncharacterized protein LOC131891670, with protein sequence MKMMQWKVRPIPLMLLVPILMFTKVCYDWQSLIVPNVRINSTAPTKATRIQSLSNDLSVKANSSKIVKPFKWLSMFKYFAKGLIHKESPWKVPEEPNDRDLQPILAHPPKVWISLSVCFSGNTKYYKKENFPYLNATQMAVELWREVANLSTVVQVVYDKDGLNAPKLEEFNTYLRNHGSLVYPIVNNGGLDCSLKAQMQRIFVSHIPEIEDDDLVVTGDVDIFPMVPNILEELRRDYNIWLFQYALSETKHETFSMSFIAMTKALWKQLLPASTPEDTIQHFLPSILDKKMTWNYDQLIVSKVILQSGLCSLDPQNRLWKRLRLEPTDPQTSDVQTCYHGYRWWDCNKARTSTSSGCMMWHFHPDERVRDLTRKFKSILNSLEHS encoded by the exons atgaaaatgatgcAATGGAAAGTGAGACCCATCCCTCTGATGTTATTGGTGCCAATATTAATGTTCACGAAAGTGTGCTACGATTGGCAAAGCCTTATCGTTCCCAACGTCCGTATCAACTCAACAGCTCCAACTAAGGCAACAAGAATCCAATCCCTATCTAATGACCTCTCTGTAAAGGCCAACTCATCAAAGATTGTGAAGCCTTTCAAGTGGCTATcaatgttcaaatattttgccaaaggATTGATTCACAAGGAGTCTCCATGGAAAGTACCGGAGGAGCCCAATGATCGTGACTTGCAGCCAATTTTGGCCCACCCACCTAAAGTATGGATTTCATTGTCAGTGTGTTTCTCTGGAAATACCAAATATTacaagaaagaaaactttccttATTTGAATGCCACTCAAATGGCCGTTGAGTTGTGGCGCGAAGTTGCTAATTTGTCGACCGTTGTGCAAGTGGTGTATGACAAAGACGGGCTGAATGCGCCCAAATTGGAAGAATTTAACACGTACCTGAGGAATCACGGAAGCCTTGTCTATCCAATTGTAAATAATGGG gGCTTGGATTGCAGCCTAAAAGCTCAAATGCAAAGGATATTTGTTTCACACATACCCGAAATCGAAGATGATGATTTGGTTGTGACGGGTGATGTCGACATATTCCCAATGGTGCCGAATATTTTAGAAGAACTGAGACGAGACTACAACATTTGGTTGTTTCAATACGCCTTATCAGAAACAAAGCATGAAACATTCAGTATGTCATTCATTGCAATGACAAAGGCTTTATGGAAGCAACTCCTCCCTGCATCAACTCCCGAGGACACcatccaacatttttt ACCGTCCATTTTGGATAAGAAGATGACTTGGAATTACGATCAGCTAATAGTGTCAAAAGTGATCCTACAAAGTGGACTTTGTTCCCTGGATCCGCAGAACCGTCTTTGGAAGAGGCTTCGACTTGAACCAACAGATCCTCAGACTTCGGATGTGCAAACTTGTTACCACGGGTATCGTTGGTGGGATTGCAACAAAGCTCGGACAAGTACTTCAAGTGGTTGCATGATGTGGCATTTTCACCCTGACGAAAGGGTTCGAGATTTGACAAGAAAGTTCAAATCAATTCTCAATTCATTGGAGCATTCATGA